A part of Ignavibacteriales bacterium genomic DNA contains:
- a CDS encoding matrixin family metalloprotease, whose product MKKIKTGFFIASVLLMLALPLNFEVYSQGRSSSTKPTSSGHEYYYENYDKHSTSNLDAADNANNHYINKNDYSEYHRNRNDTYSDRRNEVTNRNDNYRKNYGDNYFEIDKSGKTLWDGKHWSYTDFPLKVYVPKSNSKYFKSKFSKYISYALKVWEKSDSRISFQEVSSKKNADIVITFVENLMKKYEENYLGLTDYEMGRQKEIEESTIEISLLKFNNEIVSDGEVKATIVHELGHSLGLGHSNDENDIMYPYINPDSSPEMNYADLSSADKNSIKSLMDFVGNVEYSYGR is encoded by the coding sequence ATGAAAAAAATCAAGACAGGATTTTTTATAGCATCGGTTTTATTGATGCTTGCGCTGCCATTAAACTTTGAAGTTTATTCACAGGGCAGATCTTCTTCTACAAAACCTACTTCATCGGGGCACGAATATTATTATGAAAATTATGACAAGCACAGTACTTCAAACTTAGATGCAGCCGATAATGCGAACAATCATTACATTAATAAAAATGATTACAGTGAGTATCACCGAAATCGTAATGACACTTACTCTGATAGACGAAACGAAGTAACAAACCGAAACGACAACTATCGTAAAAATTATGGCGATAATTATTTTGAAATTGATAAGTCGGGAAAAACTCTGTGGGATGGAAAACATTGGAGTTACACTGATTTTCCATTAAAGGTTTATGTCCCCAAAAGCAATTCAAAATATTTCAAGTCGAAATTCAGTAAGTACATTTCTTATGCTCTAAAAGTTTGGGAAAAATCCGACAGCAGAATATCATTTCAGGAAGTTAGTTCGAAAAAGAATGCTGATATCGTGATTACATTCGTCGAAAACCTTATGAAAAAGTATGAGGAAAATTATTTAGGACTAACTGATTATGAAATGGGAAGGCAAAAAGAAATTGAAGAATCAACCATTGAAATAAGTTTACTTAAGTTCAATAATGAAATTGTTTCAGATGGCGAAGTGAAAGCTACCATTGTTCACGAGCTTGGTCATTCTTTAGGGCTGGGGCATAGTAATGACGAAAATGATATTATGTACCCGTACATAAATCCGGATTCCTCTCCCGAAATGAATTATGCTGATTTATCTTCGGCGGATAAAAACTCGATTAAATCGTTGATGGATTTTGTTGGAAATGTTGAATATTCATACGGACGATAG
- a CDS encoding alkaline phosphatase family protein: protein MKIKIQIISILIQLIFIQITPAQENSKPKLVVGIVVDQMRYEYLSRFNQFYGNDGFKRLMHEGSNFTFAHYNYDFTSTGPGHASIYTGTVPFYHGVIANDFYDKQKKKIANCVEDNNYNNVGSDDKGGGKSPKYLLSTTITDQLKLFTNGRSKVISVSLKDRGAILPGGHLADGVYWYDEKTGDFITSSYYMSSLPQWVEDFNKRKLVEKYLSENWNLLLPPKNYLINPPDNSEYEKDRFKENKTSFPHSFNNLNGEELYQEFQNTPSGDQILIDLIKAALQNEKLGLGKETDFLAISFSATDHIGHEYGTYSYEMMDAFIRLDQQIMELLNTLDQQVGMGNYLLFLTTDHAALETPAYLRDIRIPTGEINYKHTLDSLKSFSLREWGDEKLIASFSNKQIFFDRDLIKKQNLDIHEIERVFVDYLRDTFPQIQSIFSRDDLEKMNASRQSNNFLLNGFNPTKSGDVIFNLLPGYLINFQEKGTQHGSQYAYDTHVPMIFYGWHVPAQTNNESVFIVDIAATICNLLNITEPSACIGIPIIR from the coding sequence ATGAAAATCAAAATCCAAATTATTTCAATTTTAATTCAATTAATTTTTATACAAATAACTCCTGCACAAGAAAATTCAAAACCAAAGCTTGTGGTTGGAATTGTGGTTGATCAAATGAGGTATGAATATCTATCACGCTTCAATCAATTTTATGGTAACGATGGATTTAAAAGACTAATGCATGAAGGATCAAATTTTACTTTTGCCCATTATAATTATGATTTCACAAGCACCGGTCCGGGACACGCTTCAATTTATACCGGAACTGTTCCATTTTATCACGGCGTAATCGCAAATGATTTTTATGATAAACAGAAAAAGAAAATAGCCAACTGTGTTGAAGATAATAATTACAACAATGTGGGCAGCGATGATAAGGGAGGAGGGAAGTCGCCTAAGTATTTATTGTCTACAACTATAACTGATCAGTTAAAGTTATTCACAAATGGAAGATCAAAAGTAATTTCTGTTTCATTGAAAGATCGCGGAGCCATTTTACCCGGCGGGCATTTGGCTGATGGTGTTTATTGGTATGACGAGAAGACAGGCGATTTTATTACTTCATCCTATTATATGTCCTCGCTGCCGCAGTGGGTAGAAGATTTTAACAAAAGAAAATTAGTTGAAAAATATTTATCTGAAAATTGGAATTTATTGCTTCCCCCTAAAAATTATTTAATCAATCCGCCGGATAACTCCGAATATGAAAAAGACCGATTTAAAGAAAATAAAACTTCATTCCCGCATTCGTTTAATAACTTAAATGGCGAAGAACTTTATCAGGAATTTCAAAATACACCATCCGGGGATCAGATTCTTATTGATTTGATTAAAGCTGCTTTACAAAATGAAAAACTTGGACTTGGAAAAGAAACTGATTTTCTTGCAATCAGCTTTTCTGCAACTGATCATATAGGGCACGAGTATGGCACATACTCTTACGAAATGATGGATGCTTTTATCAGACTTGACCAACAAATTATGGAATTGTTAAATACTCTTGATCAGCAAGTGGGTATGGGAAATTATCTTCTATTCTTAACTACCGATCATGCGGCTCTTGAAACCCCCGCCTACCTTCGGGATATTAGAATTCCAACCGGAGAAATTAATTATAAGCACACTTTGGATTCTCTAAAATCTTTTTCATTGAGGGAATGGGGAGATGAAAAATTAATCGCAAGTTTTTCAAATAAGCAAATATTTTTTGACAGAGACCTGATCAAAAAACAAAATCTTGATATTCATGAAATAGAAAGAGTATTTGTAGATTATTTACGAGATACTTTCCCGCAAATTCAATCTATCTTTTCAAGGGATGATTTAGAAAAAATGAATGCCTCACGTCAGTCAAACAATTTTTTACTGAATGGATTTAATCCTACAAAATCAGGTGATGTGATTTTTAATTTACTGCCCGGTTACCTAATAAACTTTCAGGAAAAAGGCACACAGCATGGAAGTCAGTATGCTTATGACACGCATGTGCCAATGATATTTTACGGCTGGCATGTTCCCGCTCAGACGAATAACGAATCTGTTTTTATAGTTGATATTGCAGCTACTATCTGTAATTTATTAAACATAACTGAGCCAAGTGCCTGCATTGGAATTCCAATTATCCGGTAA
- a CDS encoding OsmC family protein has protein sequence MSIRKANAEWKGDLKTGKGAINTESGLLENTAYNFVSRFETGTETNPEELIGAAHSACFSMALANSISGAGFKVNSIKTEAKVYLEKLESGFTITKVELDTVGDVEGIDSATFLSHAEKTKTGCPVSKALTGPTLVLNARLK, from the coding sequence ATGTCAATTAGAAAAGCTAATGCAGAATGGAAGGGCGACCTGAAAACAGGCAAGGGCGCTATCAACACTGAAAGCGGTTTGTTGGAAAACACTGCTTATAATTTTGTTTCAAGATTTGAAACAGGCACAGAAACTAATCCCGAAGAATTAATTGGAGCCGCTCATTCAGCGTGTTTTTCAATGGCACTTGCTAATTCTATTTCCGGTGCCGGATTTAAAGTCAATTCAATTAAAACCGAAGCGAAAGTATATTTAGAAAAATTAGAATCCGGTTTTACAATTACAAAAGTTGAACTTGATACGGTTGGCGATGTTGAAGGCATTGACTCCGCAACATTTTTATCACACGCCGAAAAAACAAAAACAGGCTGTCCTGTATCAAAAGCATTAACAGGACCAACATTGGTTTTAAACGCAAGATTGAAATAG
- a CDS encoding TonB-dependent receptor, translating to MTKYFIIIVLIFLHQNFLDAQTETSSIYGRILDRITQQPVIGANVIILETNFGAAADIYGNYRIENIPPGTYQLRASSVGFSSITKTSVILMSAKPVQVDFQLQEQVIEIGGVIITSDYFNNDPYEVNSIRKFNYEEIRRSPGGFEDVIRALSILPGVAQADAGRNDLIVRGGAPSENLYIIDGLEIPNINHFGTQGATGGPLSYINLDFVKETSFSTGGFSSLYGDKLSSVLSIDLRNGRNDRFGGKATISASQFGLNLEGPISENSDFIFSVRRSYLDFIFKAAGFGFVPEYYDLLSKYNFKIDGKNSISFLFVGAYDNVKYFNDTEDQRYDNSRILGSDQKQYFTNLKYRNIFYNGFIDINYGRSYTSFDTSQRDSLLNPIFKNIAEEEENSLKSDLTIKFSKQFEINAGMGFKVIRVKNDILFPAFITTFGDTLPVNQSLTDNHFNKFSSYFNLHSVFSERLTTNVGARIDYFNPLAKATVLTPRFSLSYQITELTSINFSAGTYSQAPSYVWFAYSPNKRKLNYIKNNQFVIGTEHRISEDTQVKIEGFYKEYKDYSASELREYLVLANTGAGYSGSDDNFSAFGLEPLVSSGTGTARGVEFSAQKKLSDTPFYGVLSLTYSKADFIPLDGISRTGSYDQTWIFNFSGGYNFNDEWEASIKFRYSTGKPYTPYNTDGTQSINNFNSLRLPDNHSLDLRVDRRWNFIGWTLITYIDIQNIYNRKNISGIRWDFREMKVDDSASIGILPSIGISAEF from the coding sequence ATGACAAAATACTTTATCATAATAGTACTCATTTTTCTCCACCAAAATTTTCTAGATGCACAGACTGAAACTTCCAGCATTTACGGTCGAATTCTCGACCGCATTACTCAACAGCCTGTAATCGGAGCCAATGTAATAATTCTCGAAACAAATTTCGGTGCTGCCGCCGATATTTATGGCAATTATAGAATTGAAAATATTCCTCCGGGCACTTACCAACTGCGGGCTTCATCGGTTGGTTTTTCGTCTATTACAAAAACCAGCGTGATTTTGATGAGCGCAAAACCGGTGCAGGTTGATTTTCAACTTCAAGAGCAAGTGATTGAAATAGGCGGAGTAATTATTACCAGCGATTACTTCAATAACGATCCATACGAAGTAAACAGTATCCGAAAATTTAATTACGAAGAGATCAGAAGAAGCCCCGGCGGCTTCGAAGATGTGATTCGTGCTTTATCAATCCTACCGGGTGTTGCGCAAGCTGATGCCGGAAGAAATGATTTGATAGTTCGCGGCGGCGCTCCATCCGAAAATCTTTATATTATTGACGGACTCGAAATTCCAAACATAAATCATTTTGGTACGCAGGGGGCAACTGGCGGACCTTTAAGTTATATCAATCTTGATTTTGTAAAAGAAACTTCATTCTCAACGGGGGGATTCTCTTCGCTTTACGGTGACAAACTTTCTTCCGTGCTTAGCATTGATTTACGAAACGGACGCAACGACAGATTCGGCGGCAAAGCTACTATCTCTGCCTCTCAATTTGGTTTGAATCTCGAAGGTCCTATTTCCGAAAACTCTGATTTTATTTTTTCGGTCAGGAGAAGTTATCTCGATTTTATTTTTAAAGCCGCGGGTTTTGGTTTTGTACCGGAGTATTATGATCTCTTATCAAAATATAATTTTAAAATAGATGGAAAGAACTCAATTTCATTTTTGTTTGTCGGCGCTTATGACAATGTAAAATATTTTAACGATACCGAGGATCAACGTTATGATAACAGCCGAATACTTGGCAGCGATCAAAAACAATATTTTACAAATCTTAAGTACAGAAATATTTTTTATAACGGGTTTATTGACATCAATTATGGAAGGAGTTATACAAGTTTCGATACATCTCAGCGTGATTCGTTACTAAATCCTATTTTTAAAAACATTGCCGAAGAAGAAGAAAACTCACTAAAGTCCGATCTAACAATAAAATTTTCAAAACAGTTTGAAATTAATGCGGGGATGGGGTTTAAAGTTATCAGGGTTAAAAATGATATACTGTTCCCGGCTTTCATTACAACTTTTGGGGACACTCTGCCCGTTAATCAATCTTTAACGGACAATCACTTTAATAAATTCAGCAGTTATTTTAATCTTCATTCAGTTTTCTCTGAAAGACTAACTACTAACGTTGGTGCAAGAATAGATTATTTTAATCCATTAGCGAAAGCAACAGTTCTCACACCAAGATTTTCTCTTTCATATCAAATAACAGAATTGACAAGCATAAATTTTAGTGCCGGCACATACAGTCAGGCGCCTTCTTATGTATGGTTTGCGTATTCACCTAACAAACGAAAATTAAACTACATAAAAAATAATCAGTTTGTTATTGGAACTGAACATCGCATTTCTGAAGACACTCAAGTTAAAATTGAAGGATTCTATAAAGAGTATAAAGATTATTCCGCAAGTGAGCTGAGAGAATATCTTGTACTCGCAAATACCGGGGCGGGTTATTCAGGCTCCGATGATAATTTCTCAGCATTCGGTTTAGAGCCATTAGTTAGTTCGGGAACAGGAACAGCAAGGGGAGTGGAATTTTCTGCTCAGAAAAAACTTTCCGATACGCCATTCTATGGGGTGTTGAGCTTAACATACAGCAAGGCTGATTTTATTCCGCTTGACGGAATAAGCAGAACAGGCAGTTACGACCAAACGTGGATATTTAATTTCAGCGGGGGTTATAATTTTAATGATGAATGGGAAGCGAGTATTAAGTTCAGATACTCAACAGGAAAACCATACACCCCCTACAATACAGATGGAACACAAAGTATAAATAACTTTAATTCACTTCGGCTTCCCGATAATCACAGTCTCGATTTACGTGTTGACCGAAGATGGAATTTTATCGGTTGGACTTTAATCACTTACATAGATATTCAAAATATTTATAACAGAAAGAACATCAGCGGCATTCGGTGGGATTTCCGTGAAATGAAAGTTGATGATTCCGCCTCCATTGGAATCTTACCCTCGATTGGAATCAGTGCAGAGTTTTAG
- a CDS encoding response regulator: MEPHTILNNNHITSEELKSLLNNPSDQFNWLIKFDSEGEKIFYSDNFLFITGYAPDELRTPHFKNNLIVMQEYYSAVKSEFNKFFNSDSSNDLVIQYKIRTKDKRILWLSETVKAARDKNGKIISCYCCSRNVTEYVEQLDKMSSYINELRASIHAKDGFISILSHDLRAPFTSILGFSEILLNETHLSEADKNEYLSYINQSSQNQLQLINYMLEWSRLQMNKTKPDIQRIQLQSVVFNCVSFLTGNAVRKNIDIKVNVESNLYVDADERLLVQAVLGLLSNAIKYSHENQTVEVNAGVYDEKFAELSVKDDGVGISDIHKLKLFKIDRLFSVEGTKGEKGTGLGLTLVKEIIEKLGGQIWYFSEQNKGSEFHVTMPRSKETILIINDDLSSLDNMREIISSNFPTYSLICADNGYLGLDLIKEKIPRLIIINHDLPLMNGLQLIQEIRKNERNFAIPIIVLAELISDELIAHYKTAGIICVIKDLFNYTELINKLNETLINELSAN; the protein is encoded by the coding sequence ATGGAACCGCATACAATATTGAATAATAACCACATAACTTCTGAAGAATTAAAATCGCTGTTAAATAACCCCTCCGATCAATTTAATTGGCTTATCAAATTTGATTCTGAAGGTGAGAAAATTTTCTATTCAGATAATTTTCTTTTTATCACTGGTTATGCTCCTGATGAACTAAGAACTCCTCACTTTAAAAATAATTTAATTGTAATGCAAGAATATTATTCCGCAGTAAAAAGTGAGTTCAACAAGTTTTTTAACTCTGATTCTTCAAATGATTTAGTCATTCAATATAAAATTCGGACAAAAGATAAAAGAATATTGTGGCTGAGTGAAACCGTAAAAGCAGCAAGAGATAAGAATGGCAAAATAATAAGCTGCTACTGCTGCTCGAGAAATGTTACTGAATATGTTGAACAGCTTGATAAAATGAGTTCTTACATCAATGAACTCCGTGCAAGCATTCATGCTAAAGATGGATTTATATCAATTTTATCGCACGACCTTCGCGCACCGTTTACAAGCATTCTTGGCTTTTCCGAAATACTGCTTAACGAAACTCATCTTAGCGAAGCTGATAAAAACGAATATCTTAGTTACATAAATCAGTCATCGCAAAACCAGCTTCAACTCATAAATTATATGCTGGAATGGTCACGTTTGCAAATGAACAAAACGAAACCCGATATACAACGAATTCAATTGCAGAGTGTTGTTTTCAATTGTGTTTCTTTTTTAACAGGAAATGCTGTTAGAAAGAACATTGACATTAAGGTAAATGTTGAAAGCAACCTATACGTTGATGCCGACGAAAGATTATTGGTTCAGGCAGTGCTTGGCTTGTTAAGCAATGCAATAAAATATTCGCACGAAAATCAAACCGTGGAAGTAAACGCCGGGGTTTATGATGAAAAGTTTGCTGAGCTTTCGGTAAAAGATGACGGTGTGGGGATTTCTGATATACACAAGCTTAAACTTTTTAAGATTGATAGATTATTTTCAGTAGAAGGAACTAAGGGTGAAAAAGGAACCGGGCTGGGCTTAACTCTCGTTAAAGAAATTATTGAAAAACTTGGTGGTCAGATATGGTATTTCTCAGAACAGAATAAAGGCAGTGAATTTCACGTAACAATGCCAAGATCGAAAGAAACTATTCTCATCATTAATGATGATTTATCTTCGCTGGATAATATGAGAGAAATCATATCATCAAACTTTCCAACTTACTCTTTAATCTGTGCTGATAATGGTTATTTGGGACTTGATTTGATTAAGGAAAAGATTCCCCGTTTAATAATTATTAATCATGATCTTCCACTTATGAATGGGCTGCAATTAATTCAGGAGATAAGAAAAAATGAAAGAAATTTCGCGATCCCCATTATTGTTCTGGCAGAATTAATTTCGGATGAATTGATTGCCCATTATAAAACTGCCGGTATAATTTGTGTTATAAAAGATTTATTCAATTATACTGAATTAATAAATAAATTAAATGAAACTCTCATCAATGAACTTTCCGCAAATTGA
- a CDS encoding UDP-glucose/GDP-mannose dehydrogenase family protein, which yields MNIAVIGTGYVGLVTGTCFAETGNNVACVDIDLKKIKMMKSGKVPIYEPGLDILFERNIKNGRLSFTSDLHDAVRHSSIIFLCLPTPQGGDGAADLKYVLGVAEDLGKFFKAEPNIGFKVLVDKSTVPVGTSEKVRSLVKKHAPDFEFDVASNPEFLREGMAVEDFMKPERVVIGTCNEKTRELIDLLYEPFVRSGNPIYFMDEKSAEMTKYAANSFLAAKISFMNEIANLCELTGAEVEKVRIGMGSDSRIGKRFLFPGVGYGGSCFPKDVIALVNTANENNYDFKILKSVVEVNANQIKLFYNKIANHFGSLKGKHFALWGLAFKPNTDDVREAPSIQLIQMLKKAGATISAYDPEAKTTTQAVIGDAITYAKTSYETLDKADALLIVTEWNEFRTPDFEIIKSKLKNPLIFDGRNLYDLDKMKDLGFTYYSIGRRIIK from the coding sequence TTGAATATTGCGGTTATTGGCACCGGATATGTTGGTTTAGTCACAGGCACTTGTTTTGCAGAAACAGGCAATAATGTAGCGTGTGTAGATATTGATCTAAAAAAAATAAAGATGATGAAATCCGGCAAGGTTCCGATTTACGAACCGGGGCTTGATATTTTATTTGAAAGAAATATTAAAAATGGCAGATTAAGTTTTACGAGTGACCTGCACGATGCAGTCAGGCATTCTTCTATTATCTTTTTATGCCTGCCTACTCCTCAGGGAGGGGATGGAGCTGCAGATCTTAAATATGTACTCGGTGTTGCCGAAGATCTCGGAAAATTTTTCAAAGCTGAACCAAACATTGGATTTAAAGTGCTTGTTGATAAAAGTACTGTCCCGGTTGGTACAAGTGAAAAAGTTAGATCACTTGTTAAAAAACACGCCCCGGATTTTGAATTTGATGTTGCAAGTAACCCGGAATTTTTGCGGGAGGGTATGGCTGTTGAAGATTTTATGAAGCCGGAAAGAGTTGTTATTGGAACATGTAATGAAAAAACAAGAGAGTTAATAGATCTGCTTTACGAACCATTTGTAAGAAGCGGCAACCCAATTTATTTTATGGACGAGAAGTCGGCTGAGATGACTAAGTATGCTGCTAATTCATTTCTTGCAGCCAAAATTTCTTTTATGAACGAAATAGCTAATCTATGTGAACTTACCGGAGCCGAAGTGGAAAAGGTTCGTATCGGAATGGGTTCTGATTCAAGAATCGGGAAGAGATTTCTTTTCCCCGGCGTTGGTTACGGCGGTTCATGTTTTCCAAAAGACGTTATCGCATTGGTAAATACTGCAAATGAAAATAATTATGACTTTAAAATTCTCAAATCAGTTGTTGAAGTAAATGCTAACCAAATAAAATTATTTTATAATAAAATTGCTAATCATTTTGGCTCGCTAAAAGGAAAACATTTTGCTCTGTGGGGATTAGCATTTAAGCCAAACACTGATGACGTGCGCGAAGCGCCTTCAATACAACTTATTCAAATGCTTAAAAAGGCTGGGGCAACAATTTCGGCTTATGATCCTGAGGCAAAAACCACGACACAGGCTGTTATCGGTGATGCAATCACCTATGCTAAAACTTCTTACGAAACACTTGACAAAGCTGATGCTTTACTGATTGTCACTGAGTGGAATGAATTTAGGACTCCGGATTTTGAAATAATTAAATCAAAACTAAAAAATCCATTAATCTTTGATGGAAGAAATCTTTATGATCTCGATAAAATGAAAGATCTTGGGTTTACTTATTATTCTATTGGAAGAAGAATTATCAAGTAG
- a CDS encoding HD domain-containing protein: MLNQTELKTLNKGEAVNHFLLVKKIETRLTKANKEYLYLELSDASGYISANIWDNVDSVSSIISAGSVVKIKGTIDDYQGTPQLKVNSILPARADAGISAVDFLPLSKRNFDEMKNEFDARINKIENKYLKALLQSIFNEERFKKFSYAPAGKSWHHSYIHGLLEHTLEIIRICDLMCEIHSELNRDLLITGAMLHDFGKTEELSFESGFDYTTKGRLLGHIVISAMLIDKTADGIKDFPKDLKDCLIHLVLSHQGKLEFATPVVPKTLEAIALYQADELSAKVNAYKNALSEIKTPTGWTKYLSLISTELYNHGISSSQEVDQNKTLFD, from the coding sequence ATGCTGAACCAAACTGAACTTAAAACGCTGAATAAGGGCGAGGCTGTAAATCATTTTCTTTTAGTAAAGAAAATTGAAACAAGGCTGACCAAAGCAAATAAAGAATATTTGTATCTTGAACTTTCAGATGCGAGTGGTTACATAAGTGCAAATATCTGGGATAATGTTGATTCTGTTTCTTCTATAATTAGCGCAGGATCTGTTGTAAAGATCAAAGGAACTATTGATGATTATCAGGGGACACCCCAGCTTAAAGTTAATTCAATATTGCCAGCCCGTGCAGATGCCGGAATTTCCGCTGTAGATTTTCTTCCGCTATCAAAAAGAAATTTTGATGAGATGAAAAATGAGTTCGATGCAAGAATAAATAAAATCGAAAACAAATATTTGAAAGCGCTTCTTCAATCTATTTTCAATGAAGAAAGATTTAAAAAATTTTCTTACGCACCGGCAGGTAAATCGTGGCATCACAGTTATATTCACGGACTTCTTGAACATACGCTGGAAATAATTCGTATATGCGATTTGATGTGCGAGATTCACTCTGAACTCAATCGTGATCTTCTTATCACCGGTGCGATGCTGCACGATTTCGGAAAGACAGAAGAATTGTCATTCGAATCGGGTTTCGATTATACAACAAAAGGAAGATTACTCGGGCACATTGTTATCTCTGCAATGCTGATTGATAAAACAGCAGATGGAATAAAAGACTTTCCAAAAGATTTGAAAGATTGTCTAATTCATCTTGTATTAAGTCATCAAGGAAAGTTGGAATTTGCCACCCCCGTTGTACCAAAAACTCTTGAGGCAATCGCCCTTTATCAAGCAGATGAATTAAGTGCAAAAGTGAATGCTTATAAAAATGCTTTAAGTGAAATCAAAACTCCCACAGGCTGGACAAAATATCTTAGTCTTATTTCGACAGAACTTTATAATCACGGGATTTCTTCCTCACAAGAGGTAGATCAAAACAAAACTCTTTTCGACTAA
- a CDS encoding NAD-dependent deacylase, with protein MSKEVINILKEAQSVIFFTGAGISAESGIPTFRGKDGIWNKLRPEELASFDAFLKNPDLVWEWYNHRKQIIHNTKPNAGHLAIAELQKYFSKVTVITQNIDNLHRRAGSKNIFELHGNIERNYCSVCKKPFTEELDFSAGIPHCECGGMIRPDVVWFGEMLPQDQFDGAEKAASSGDVFFVVGTSAAVYPAAGLVFTAQRTGAYLIEINIEPTEISSIVNYTFIGESGKILPLILDELKSDNYFTPA; from the coding sequence ATTTCTAAGGAAGTAATTAATATTCTTAAGGAGGCTCAATCAGTAATTTTTTTTACGGGAGCCGGAATATCAGCCGAAAGTGGTATTCCGACTTTCCGCGGTAAAGATGGAATCTGGAATAAACTAAGACCTGAAGAGCTTGCAAGTTTTGATGCTTTTCTGAAAAACCCCGACCTTGTGTGGGAATGGTACAATCACCGCAAACAAATTATTCATAACACGAAACCAAATGCAGGACATCTTGCAATAGCAGAATTGCAAAAATATTTTTCAAAAGTTACTGTAATTACACAGAACATTGATAACCTTCATCGAAGAGCGGGAAGTAAAAATATTTTTGAACTTCACGGAAACATCGAACGAAATTACTGTTCGGTTTGCAAGAAACCTTTTACGGAAGAGCTTGATTTCTCAGCAGGAATTCCTCATTGCGAATGCGGCGGGATGATCAGACCCGATGTTGTTTGGTTCGGTGAAATGCTTCCTCAAGATCAGTTTGATGGTGCTGAAAAAGCCGCTTCGAGCGGCGATGTATTTTTCGTTGTTGGAACCTCCGCCGCAGTTTATCCTGCCGCCGGTTTAGTATTTACAGCACAAAGAACCGGAGCCTATTTAATTGAAATTAATATTGAACCAACAGAAATAAGTTCAATTGTTAACTATACATTTATTGGTGAATCCGGGAAAATTCTGCCGCTAATTTTAGACGAACTAAAATCAGATAATTATTTTACTCCTGCCTAA
- a CDS encoding GlsB/YeaQ/YmgE family stress response membrane protein, with translation MSVFQLLLLIIIAGITGSIAKLLTGFSRGGCIISVLVGFIGAALGNWIASVFELPEFFTLDLAGRNFQFIWAIIGAVIFTTVLSVLTGKKG, from the coding sequence ATGTCAGTATTTCAATTATTGCTATTAATTATAATAGCAGGTATTACAGGTTCGATTGCTAAGTTATTAACAGGTTTCAGCAGAGGCGGGTGTATTATATCAGTGCTTGTAGGATTCATTGGAGCTGCACTGGGTAATTGGATTGCCTCAGTATTTGAACTGCCGGAGTTTTTTACCTTAGATTTAGCTGGAAGAAATTTTCAGTTTATCTGGGCAATAATCGGAGCCGTTATTTTCACTACTGTCTTGAGTGTGTTGACGGGTAAGAAAGGTTAA
- a CDS encoding cob(I)yrinic acid a,c-diamide adenosyltransferase: MPLEKGFIQIYTGNGKGKSTAAIGLAVRAAGNGLKTYIAQFMKEFPYSELNSLKYFSEWITVEQFGGDDFVYKKQMPGKIELDKAKLGLAKARAKMISKKYDVIILDEVCVSIYFGLFSDEEILTFMKMKPDNVELILTGRYCPDKLLEKADLVTEMKEIKHYYQEGVLSRKGIES, from the coding sequence ATGCCGCTTGAAAAAGGATTTATTCAAATTTACACCGGGAATGGAAAGGGCAAATCTACTGCCGCAATTGGACTTGCTGTTCGTGCCGCAGGAAATGGTCTGAAAACTTATATCGCACAGTTCATGAAAGAATTTCCCTATAGCGAACTAAACAGTTTAAAGTACTTTAGTGAATGGATAACTGTCGAGCAATTCGGCGGCGATGATTTTGTTTATAAAAAACAAATGCCGGGCAAAATTGAATTGGACAAAGCTAAACTTGGATTAGCTAAAGCAAGGGCAAAAATGATCAGTAAAAAATATGATGTTATAATTCTTGATGAAGTTTGTGTGTCAATCTATTTTGGTTTATTCAGCGATGAAGAAATTCTTACTTTTATGAAAATGAAACCCGATAATGTTGAACTGATTTTAACCGGCAGATATTGTCCCGACAAACTATTAGAAAAAGCTGATCTTGTCACTGAAATGAAGGAGATCAAACATTATTACCAGGAGGGGGTTTTGTCAAGAAAAGGAATTGAATCCTAA